A window of Dehalogenimonas sp. WBC-2 genomic DNA:
GCCCAGGTCAGCCGGGTTGCCCCGAATAAGGCCGCGACCAATAGTAGAATGCTGACCATGATGACCAGGCCGCGCTTATCCTCGATGAAATACCCCAGACGTTTAAAAAAACCGTTCACTAACCTCATAACCTCACTATTATTGTTTTACGATATATCGTAATATGCCAACCGCCGCTTGTCAACCCATACATAGTAACCTATATGCAACCCTGGTCATAATGGGGTCGATAGCGGCGGCGGCACTTGAACAATCTTTCCACGAAAGCCTATAATAGCCAAGTTCGTTGAACAACTGCTCAAAATCACCACAATCAGGAGTATAACGGTGGAATATTTTTTAAATGAACTTCAGACAACAGTTCAGGATTTGGCCCGCACCATCGCTGTAGAGAAGGTATTACCTGTACGGGCTGAACTGGATGAAAAAGAGGAGTTCCCCACCTCAATCATGCAGGATATCGCTGCATCGGGACTATTGGGCATTGCAATCCCTGAAGAATTTGGAGGGATTGGCGGCGGCGCTTTTGAGTTATGCCTGGCGACTGAGCAGATAGCCCGTGTTTGTGGCGGCGTTGCCGTCTCCTATGCCGCCAACTTTTTAGGCTCAGATATCATCATTGACAATGGTTCAGCGGACCAAAAGGCTCGTTTTTTGCCAGACATAGCCAGTGGTAAGAAATTATGCGCTTTTGCCATTACTGAGGAAATGGCTGGCTCCGACGCCAGCGCGGTCAAGACAACGGCAGTAAGAACCGATCAAGGTTACCTCATCAACGGATGCAAGCGTTTCATCACCAATGGCGGCGACGCTGGAATCTACACCATTATCGCACGTACCGAACCCGGTACAAGCGCCAGAGGTCTTTCAGCTATTATTGTCGAGAAGGGCACTCCCGGCTTCAGCTTCGGCCGTAAGGAAAAGAAGCTGGGCATCCGCGCTTCCTCAACCAGAGAGCTTTTATTCGATGATTGTCTGGTACCTTCTGAAAACCTCATCGGCAAAGCCGGCATGGGCT
This region includes:
- a CDS encoding Butyryl-CoA dehydrogenase, which gives rise to MEYFLNELQTTVQDLARTIAVEKVLPVRAELDEKEEFPTSIMQDIAASGLLGIAIPEEFGGIGGGAFELCLATEQIARVCGGVAVSYAANFLGSDIIIDNGSADQKARFLPDIASGKKLCAFAITEEMAGSDASAVKTTAVRTDQGYLINGCKRFITNGGDAGIYTIIARTEPGTSARGLSAIIVEKGTPGFSFGRKEKKLGIRASSTRELLFDDCLVPSENLIGKAGMGFFYAMKLFEKSRPGIGAQAVGIAQGAFEAAFEHAKTRIQFNEPVINFQAVQHMLANMAMDIEAARALIYASARTIDSGLQKSGNMESAMSKVYASDVAMRVTTDAVQIMGGVGYTRDYPVEKMMRDAKITQLYEGTNQILRNIIAGELRKRY